In Flavobacterium sp. 83, the genomic window GTGCTACGCTTACAGGTCTTTTAGGGACGTCAGCTTGGTATGCTCCTGGAGCTTCAGTTGCTTATTTGGTTGATAGTATTTTGAATGATCAAAAGAAAATGATAGCTTGTTCTGTTTTTGTTGAAGGAGAATATGGTCAAAATGATATCTGTATAGGTGTGCCTTGTATTATTGGTAAAAATGGAGTAGAAGAAATTCTTGATATTGCGCTAAATGAGCAAGAAAAAGCATTGTTTGCTAAAAGTGCTGATGCAGTTAGACAAATGAATGATGCCTTAAAATCAATTTTAGTATAATATTTTAATTATAAAAGAGAGAAGACTGCACTTTAGCAGTCTTTTTTTTGAGATTAATCAATAAATAAATTGCTTAATCTTAACGTTAATTATATATTTGCTCGGTTTAAAAAAAATGATGTAATTCCTGATGTTCTTTTTTGGTTCCAAAAAACGATGGAAAGTCTTGCTCTTTAAGGTTTAAAGCAAAAATAAATAAATAAAAAATAATTAATTTTTAGTAATAATGCAGAATAAAGGACTTATTAAATTTTTCGCAATTCTATTTGCATTGGTAAGTATTTACCAACTTTCTTTCACTTTTGTCGCAAGCAAAGTAAAAAACGATGCAAAATCTTTTGCTGGTGGGAATACTGAGAAAGAAGTTAAATATTTAGATTCTATCGGTAAGGAAAAAGTATTTAATCTTGGGTTTACTGATTTTACTTTTAATGAAGTAAGTGATAAACAAATTAATAAAGGTCTTGACTTAGAAGGAGGTATTAATGTAATACTTCAAATCTCTGTTAAAGATATATTGAAAGGATTATCTAACAATTCAAAAAATCCAGTTTTCAATAAATCGTTGGCTGATGCTACTGCAGATTTACAAGGAAATAAGTCGTATTTAGATAAGTTCTTTGATGCTTTTGAAGCAAATTCAAAAGGAACTATAAAATTAGCTTCTCCTGATATTTTTGCAAATAGAAGTTTGCAAGGTGAAGGTGGAGTAGATTTTCAGATGACTGATGCACAAGTTCAAAAAGTAATCAAAAGAAAAGTTGATGAATCTGTAGAAAGTGCTTTTGGTGTATTAAGAAAACGTATCGATAAATTTGGTGTAACACAACCAAATATTCAAAAATTAGGAGAATCTGGAAGAATCTTAGTAGAACTTCCTGGTGCTAAAGATGTTGATAGAATAAAAAAATTATTACAAAGTACTGCTCAATTAGAGTTTTGGGAAACGTATAAAATTGATGAAATTGGTAATTTTTTAATGGCTGCAAATGAGTCATTGAAAAAAACTGAAATCAGTAAAGGAGAAGTTAAAACTGTTGCAAAAGATTCTTTGAGTGCCTTGTTAACAGACGGAAAAGATTCAGCAGCAAATAAAAAAGGAAATAATCCTTTATTGGATAAAATGATAGGTCAAGGTGGTGGACCAGTTTTAGGTCTTTTTTCACCAAAAGATACTGCTGTAGTTAACGGATATTTCAAAAGAGCAGATATCAGAGTTTTATTAGCAGGTGACCAACGTTATGCAAAATTTGTATGGGGTAAACCAACTACTATTAAAGATGCTAAGGCAAAAGACATTGATGCAGTTGAATTATATGCGTTAAAAGGGAATAGAGATAATGTACCTTCAATGGGTGGTAGTGTTGTGACTGATGCAAAAGATACTTTTGATCAATTAGGCAAACCAGCTGTTTCTATGCAAATGAATAACCAAGGTGCTAAAGCTTGGGAAGAGTTAACTGGTAGAGCTTATACACAAAAAAGCAACATTGCTATTGTACTTGATGATATTGTTTATTCTGCTCCGGGTGTTTCCAGTGGTCCAATTGCAGGAGGCAGATCTGAAATTTCAGGAACTTTTGATGTTACAGAAACTAAAGATTTAGCTAATGTTTTAAGAGCAGGTAAATTACCAGCTGCTGCAGATATTGTTCAATCAGAAGTTGTAGGGCCATCCTTAGGTCAAGAGGCTATTGATAATGGAACAACTTCTGCACTTGTAGGATTGCTTTTAGTGTCACTTTGGATGATCGTTTATTATGGAAAAGCAGGTTGGTATGCTAATATTGCTTTAGCAGTTAACTTACTATTCTTATTTGGAATTTTAGCAAGTTTAGGTGCTGTATTAACATTGCCTGGTATTGCAGGTATCGTTTTAACGATGGGTACTGCAGTTGATGCGAATATCATTATTTATGAAAGAGCAAAAGAAGAATTACGAGCTGGAAAAACATTGGGAGAAGCTGTTATTGCTTCATACAGTTGGAAAGGCGCTATGCGTTCTATTGTAGATGCAAACGTTACACACATTTTAATTGGTACAGTATTGTTTATTTTTGGTTCAGGACCAATCAAAGGTTTTGCTACAACATTATTAATTGGTATTATAACTTCATTATTTACTTCAATCTTTATTGCAAGAATTTTTATAGACAAGAATATTGCTGGTAAAAATGATTTGTCATTTGTTACTAATTTCTCTAAAAATTTCTTTACTAATTTCCATTTTGATTTCTTAGGTGTAAAAAAATGGACGTATGCTTTTTCTACAATTGTAGTTATTATTAGTTTTGTTTCTTTATTTACAAATGGTTTAGATCAAGGTGTTGATTTTGTAGGAGGTAGGACTTTTCAAGTACGTTTTGAAAAACCAGTTAGCGCTGAAATTGTAAAAGCAGAATTAGCAAAAGTATTTGAAGGAAGTGCTGAAGTAAAAATATTTGGTAATGATAACCAATTAAAAATTACGACAAAATATAAAGTACAAGAACACGGAACTCAAGCTGATGAAGAAGTAAATAAGTTATTGTATGATAATTTAAAAGTACATTTCTCTGCAGGTTTAACATATGATAAATTTGTAAATGCTTATGAAGGAAAAAAATTAGGTATTTTACAAGCTTCAAAAGTAGGGCCAACTGTAGCAGAAGATATTAAAACGAATGCATATTGGGCTGTTCTTGGAGCTATGCTAATTGTATTTTTATATTTGTTTATCAGTTTCAGAAAATGGCAATATGGTCTAGGGGCGATTGCTGCTGTTGCGCATGATGTTATCTTCGTATTAGGTATTTACTCATTGTGTTATAAATTTATGCCTTTCGGTATGGAAATCGATCAACATTTTATTGCTGCGATTCTTACTGTTATTGGATATTCTATGAATGATACCGTTATTGTATTTGACAGGGTTCGTGAATTCTTAGACGGAAA contains:
- the secDF gene encoding protein translocase subunit SecDF translates to MQNKGLIKFFAILFALVSIYQLSFTFVASKVKNDAKSFAGGNTEKEVKYLDSIGKEKVFNLGFTDFTFNEVSDKQINKGLDLEGGINVILQISVKDILKGLSNNSKNPVFNKSLADATADLQGNKSYLDKFFDAFEANSKGTIKLASPDIFANRSLQGEGGVDFQMTDAQVQKVIKRKVDESVESAFGVLRKRIDKFGVTQPNIQKLGESGRILVELPGAKDVDRIKKLLQSTAQLEFWETYKIDEIGNFLMAANESLKKTEISKGEVKTVAKDSLSALLTDGKDSAANKKGNNPLLDKMIGQGGGPVLGLFSPKDTAVVNGYFKRADIRVLLAGDQRYAKFVWGKPTTIKDAKAKDIDAVELYALKGNRDNVPSMGGSVVTDAKDTFDQLGKPAVSMQMNNQGAKAWEELTGRAYTQKSNIAIVLDDIVYSAPGVSSGPIAGGRSEISGTFDVTETKDLANVLRAGKLPAAADIVQSEVVGPSLGQEAIDNGTTSALVGLLLVSLWMIVYYGKAGWYANIALAVNLLFLFGILASLGAVLTLPGIAGIVLTMGTAVDANIIIYERAKEELRAGKTLGEAVIASYSWKGAMRSIVDANVTHILIGTVLFIFGSGPIKGFATTLLIGIITSLFTSIFIARIFIDKNIAGKNDLSFVTNFSKNFFTNFHFDFLGVKKWTYAFSTIVVIISFVSLFTNGLDQGVDFVGGRTFQVRFEKPVSAEIVKAELAKVFEGSAEVKIFGNDNQLKITTKYKVQEHGTQADEEVNKLLYDNLKVHFSAGLTYDKFVNAYEGKKLGILQASKVGPTVAEDIKTNAYWAVLGAMLIVFLYLFISFRKWQYGLGAIAAVAHDVIFVLGIYSLCYKFMPFGMEIDQHFIAAILTVIGYSMNDTVIVFDRVREFLDGKTKGNFGEIVNKSINSTMSRTINTSLTMIGVLLIMFIFGGESIRGFIFAMLVGIIVGTYSSLFIATPVLVDTISREDKKLIEKQHSEV